The following are encoded together in the Gasterosteus aculeatus chromosome 7, fGasAcu3.hap1.1, whole genome shotgun sequence genome:
- the ndufs2 gene encoding NADH dehydrogenase [ubiquinone] iron-sulfur protein 2, mitochondrial → MAATMLRSLTKLGRPSTKLILNNNVLSPCCAVVQNRQKQWQPDVEWTEQFAGAVMYPTALNEKWVPPPWNDKDPPAEKDVSNLTINFGPQHPAAHGVLRLVLELSGESVKKCDPHIGLLHRGTEKLIEYKTYLQALPYFDRLDYVSMMCNEEAYSLAVEKLLNIQAPPRAEWIRVLYGEMTRILNHIMAVTTHALDIGAMTPFFWLFEEREKMFEFYERVSGARMHAAYIRPGGVHQDLPLGLMDDIYVWCKNFSIRIDEVEEMLTNNRIWKNRTVDIGVVTAEEALNYGFSGVMLRGSGIKWDLRKSQPYDKYDQVEFDVPIGSKGDCYDRYLCRVEEMRQSLRIMHQALNKMPEGEIKVDDAKIAPPKRSEMKTSMESLIHHFKLYTEGYQVPPGATYTAVEAPKGEFGVYLISDGSSRPYRCKIKAPGFAHLAGLDKMAKGHMLADVVAIIGTQDIVFGEVDR, encoded by the exons ATGGCGGCCACGATGCTAAGGTCGCTTACAAAACTAGGACGTCCTTCAACGAAATTAATATTGAACAATAATGTGCTGAGTCCTTGCTGCGCTGTTGTTCAAAACAG GCAGAAACAGTGGCAGCCGGATGTGGAGTGGACGGAGCAGTTTGCTGGGGCAGTGATGTACCCCACTGCCCTCAATGAGAAGTGGGTCCCACCCCCCTGGAATG ACAAAGACCCTCCTGCAGAGAAGGATGTGTCCAACTTGACCATAAACTTCGGCCCCCAGCACCCTGCTGCGCACGGTGTGCTGCGCCTGGTCTTGGAGCTCAGCGGAGAGTCCGTCAAGAAATGTGACCCCCACATCGGCCTGCTTCACCGCGGCACAGAGAAGCTCATCGAGTACAAGACCTACCTGCAG GCTCTGCCCTACTTTGACCGCCTGGACTACGTTTCCATGATGTGCAATGAGGAGGCCTACTCTCTAGCAGTGGAGAAGCTGCTCAACATCCAAGCTCCGCCCCGTGCAGAGTGGATCAGAG TTCTGTACGGAGAGATGACTCGCATCCTGAACCACATCATGGCCGTCACCACTCACGCTCTGGACATTGGTGCCATGACACCCTTCTTCTGGCTgtttgaagagagagagaag atgtTTGAGTTTTATGAGCGAGTGTCTGGAGCCCGGATGCACGCTGCTTACATCCGACCTGGCGGTGTGCATCAG GATTTGCCCCTTGGTCTGATGGATGACATCTATGTGTGGTGCAAGAATTTCTCCATTCGGATTGATGAAGTAGAAGAG ATGTTGACCAACAATCGCATCTGGAAGAATCGCACCGTGGACATCGGGGTGGTTACTGCTGAGGAGGCCCTCAACTATGGCTTCAG CGGAGTGATGCTGCGTGGGTCCGGCATCAAGTGGGACCTGAGAAAGTCGCAGCCTTACGACAAGTACGACCAAGTGGAGTTTGACGTCCCCATTGGAAGCAAAGGAGACTGCTATGACAG GTATCTGTGCAGAGTGGAGGAGATGAGGCAGTCTCTGCGGATCATGCACCAGGCGCTCAACAAGATGCCGGAAGGAGAGATTAAGGTGGATGATGCCAAGATTGCCCCACCCAAGAGGTCTGAGATGAAG ACCTCCATGGAGTCTCTGATCCACCACTTTAAACTGTACACAGAGGGCTACCAGGTCCCCCCAGGGGCCACATACACCGCTGTGGAGGCACCGAAG GGAGAGTTTGGTGTTTATTTGATATCGGACGGCTCCAGCAGACCCTATCGCTGCAAGATCAAAGCGCCTGGATTCGCTCACTTG GCTGGTCTGGATAAAATGGCCAAAGGACACATGCTGGCTGATGTTGTGGCCATTATTG